In Synechococcus sp. KORDI-52, one genomic interval encodes:
- a CDS encoding tetratricopeptide repeat protein yields MIKGQKAVTLTSQGKLAEAEAIYRELISTGASYYAVYGNLAAVCGMQGRFEELIALLNKAIELNPDYPEGYNNLGIALQKHGDLAAAIISFNKAINLKPNYPEAYNNLGIALQEQGEVTDAIRTFNKTLALKPDYPEAHYNLGNALKKQENLVSAIESYNAALKIKPNYPDAHNNLGVVLQMNGDLDAAGIAYNNALTYEPEHADANNSLSFYLLQTGNYASGWEKHEWRSKTEKPSLPHANPICPRLDNDTLLDINKLLVISEQGFGDTLQFMRYVLTLKQRGIHTSLCAQPKLHKLIQASGIEASPLTPEQANQVTDGHWIPLLSLPKYLEVSPDNPIITEPYIQTTDELNSKWRTILSAEKRPVIGINWQGSPSHEVTTSKGRSLPLEAFAPIATQNNTSLLSLQKGFGSEQLDTCSFKEHFVSCQDQVNDTWDFLETASIIANCDLIITSDTAVAHLAGGMGKATWLLLKKVPEWRWGLEGDSTFWYPTIRLFRQNENGDWNEVMQQVTLALQKHFRSDSLHA; encoded by the coding sequence GTGATTAAAGGCCAGAAAGCAGTAACTTTGACCAGCCAAGGAAAGCTAGCGGAAGCTGAAGCTATTTATAGAGAACTTATATCAACTGGGGCGTCATATTACGCTGTTTATGGAAATCTCGCAGCTGTATGCGGAATGCAAGGGAGATTTGAAGAACTTATTGCTCTTCTAAACAAAGCTATAGAGCTTAATCCCGACTACCCAGAGGGCTACAACAACCTCGGGATTGCCCTTCAAAAACATGGCGATCTAGCCGCAGCAATCATCTCTTTCAACAAAGCCATAAATCTCAAGCCAAACTACCCAGAGGCTTACAACAACCTTGGCATTGCTCTCCAAGAACAAGGTGAAGTTACTGATGCAATAAGAACTTTCAACAAAACCTTAGCACTCAAGCCCGACTACCCAGAAGCTCACTACAACTTGGGGAATGCACTTAAAAAGCAGGAAAATCTAGTTTCAGCAATAGAATCTTATAACGCTGCACTCAAGATAAAGCCCAACTACCCAGATGCTCATAATAACCTCGGCGTCGTTCTTCAGATGAATGGTGACCTTGATGCAGCGGGCATCGCCTACAATAATGCCCTGACATATGAACCAGAACATGCCGATGCTAATAATAGCCTTTCTTTTTATTTACTGCAGACAGGTAATTACGCAAGTGGCTGGGAAAAACATGAATGGCGCTCTAAAACTGAAAAACCCTCACTTCCACATGCCAATCCAATCTGCCCACGCCTAGACAACGACACTCTCTTGGATATAAACAAACTTCTTGTCATCTCCGAACAAGGCTTTGGTGACACGCTGCAATTCATGCGTTATGTACTTACACTCAAACAAAGAGGTATTCATACCTCTCTCTGTGCTCAACCCAAACTTCACAAACTAATCCAAGCATCAGGCATTGAAGCATCACCTCTAACTCCAGAACAAGCCAATCAAGTCACTGATGGCCACTGGATACCGCTTCTTTCACTACCAAAATATTTAGAAGTCAGCCCAGACAACCCAATCATCACGGAGCCCTACATCCAAACAACGGACGAACTCAATAGCAAATGGCGAACTATCCTCTCCGCCGAAAAACGACCCGTCATCGGCATTAACTGGCAAGGGAGTCCTAGCCATGAAGTAACAACATCGAAAGGACGCTCCCTACCACTGGAAGCCTTCGCGCCCATTGCCACTCAAAACAACACCTCACTGCTGTCTCTTCAAAAAGGCTTTGGCAGCGAACAACTCGACACATGCTCCTTCAAAGAACATTTCGTGAGCTGCCAAGATCAAGTTAATGACACCTGGGATTTTCTCGAAACTGCTTCCATCATCGCCAACTGCGACCTCATCATCACCAGCGATACCGCTGTCGCTCACCTCGCTGGTGGCATGGGCAAAGCCACCTGGCTCCTCCTCAAAAAAGTTCCTGAATGGCGCTGGGGATTAGAAGGCGATTCCACCTTTTGGTATCCCACAATACGACTGTTCCGCCAAAATGAAAATGGCGATTGGAACGAAGTCATGCAACAGGTCACACTTGCACTTCAAAAACACTTCAGAAGTGACTCACTTCACGCTTAA
- a CDS encoding tetratricopeptide repeat protein, whose product MKFGKALSWFSKLSNAIECQTYYRVGNALVDQGDLVGAIDAYNTALGLKNDFPKAHNNLGVALQREGRLDNAVDSYRNAIKHNPNFPEAHNNLGNALKDLGKLSTAIDSYKTAIALKPNYAEAHNNLGTTYQEQGNINEAITSYNKSLKLKPKQPLIYNNIGLSLQAQGDFSAAINSYKAAIVLQQDFPEAHRNCGLALQQQGNIVAAITSYKTAIKFQPNDPGAHINLGIALQKEGELEAAISSYSKALQLNPLHPKAHNNLGIALQEQGKLTEAIKSFNTAIELNPDYPEAYNNLSIALKEQGNSTAAIEYFNKALQLNPDNPETHYNLGNTFVQDGRPDEAIVSYKTALKLNPNYLAVHWNCSHALLLSGNYKDGWVKYEWRSRTEKPSLPHANPICPRLDNDTLSDINKLLVVSEQGFGDTLQFMRYALTLKQRGIRTSLCAQPKLHSLIRASGIDASPLTPERANQVTDGKWIPLLSLPKYLEVSPDNPIITEPYIQTTDELNTKWRTILSAEQRPIIGINWQGSPSHEVTTSKGRSLPLETFAPIATQDNATLLSLQKGFGSEQLDTCSFKERFVSCQDQVNDTWDFLETAAILANCDLIITSDTAVAHLAGGMGKATWLLLKKIPEWRWGLEGDSTFWYPTMRLFRQNENGDWNEVMQQVTLALQEHFGSNTIHA is encoded by the coding sequence ATGAAATTCGGAAAAGCACTCTCCTGGTTCTCTAAACTGTCCAATGCTATTGAATGTCAAACCTACTACCGAGTGGGCAATGCCCTCGTGGATCAAGGCGACTTGGTTGGTGCCATTGATGCTTACAACACTGCCTTAGGGCTTAAAAATGATTTCCCAAAAGCACACAATAATCTTGGTGTCGCCCTTCAGAGAGAGGGGAGACTAGACAATGCAGTCGACTCCTATCGCAATGCCATAAAACACAATCCCAACTTCCCAGAAGCCCACAACAACCTTGGCAATGCCCTAAAGGACCTGGGGAAGCTCAGCACAGCAATCGACTCCTACAAAACCGCCATAGCACTCAAGCCCAATTACGCCGAGGCTCACAACAATCTCGGAACTACATACCAGGAACAAGGAAATATAAATGAGGCAATCACTTCCTACAACAAAAGCCTTAAACTCAAGCCCAAACAACCTCTTATTTATAACAACATAGGGCTTAGCCTTCAAGCACAGGGAGACTTTTCAGCAGCAATTAACTCCTATAAAGCAGCAATAGTACTCCAGCAGGACTTCCCTGAGGCTCACCGGAACTGCGGCCTTGCTCTGCAACAACAAGGCAATATAGTCGCAGCCATTACCTCATATAAAACAGCCATAAAATTCCAACCCAATGATCCAGGTGCTCACATTAACCTCGGCATTGCCCTACAGAAAGAAGGAGAACTGGAAGCTGCAATCTCCTCCTACAGCAAAGCATTGCAACTCAACCCCCTCCACCCGAAAGCGCACAACAATCTTGGCATTGCTCTCCAAGAACAAGGCAAACTAACAGAAGCAATAAAAAGTTTCAACACAGCAATAGAACTCAATCCTGACTACCCAGAGGCTTACAACAACCTCAGCATTGCCCTTAAAGAACAAGGCAACTCAACCGCAGCCATTGAATACTTCAATAAAGCACTACAACTCAATCCCGACAACCCAGAAACTCACTACAATCTGGGAAATACATTCGTCCAAGACGGCCGCCCAGACGAAGCCATCGTCTCATACAAAACAGCATTAAAACTCAACCCTAACTACTTAGCAGTCCATTGGAATTGCTCACATGCATTGCTTCTGAGCGGCAACTATAAGGATGGATGGGTAAAATATGAATGGCGTTCTAGAACTGAAAAGCCCTCACTTCCACATGCCAATCCAATCTGCCCACGCCTAGACAACGACACTCTCTCAGATATCAACAAACTTCTTGTCGTCTCCGAACAAGGCTTTGGTGACACACTTCAATTCATGCGTTATGCACTTACACTCAAACAACGGGGTATTCGTACCTCTCTATGTGCTCAACCAAAACTTCACTCACTGATTCGGGCATCAGGCATTGATGCATCACCTCTAACTCCAGAACGGGCCAATCAAGTTACTGATGGCAAATGGATACCGCTTCTTTCATTACCCAAATACTTAGAAGTCAGCCCAGACAACCCAATCATCACGGAGCCCTACATCCAAACAACGGATGAACTAAACACAAAGTGGCGAACCATCCTCTCAGCCGAACAACGACCCATCATCGGCATTAACTGGCAAGGCAGCCCAAGCCATGAAGTAACAACATCAAAAGGTCGCTCCTTGCCACTGGAAACCTTCGCGCCCATTGCCACTCAAGACAACGCCACACTGCTCTCTCTTCAAAAAGGCTTTGGCAGCGAACAACTCGACACATGCTCCTTCAAGGAGCGTTTTGTCAGCTGCCAAGATCAAGTTAATGACACCTGGGATTTCCTCGAAACTGCTGCCATCCTCGCCAACTGCGACCTCATCATCACCAGCGATACCGCTGTCGCTCATCTCGCTGGTGGCATGGGCAAAGCCACCTGGCTTCTCCTCAAAAAAATCCCTGAATGGCGTTGGGGGTTGGAAGGCGATTCCACCTTCTGGTATCCCACCATGCGACTGTTCCGCCAAAATGAAAATGGCGATTGGAACGAAGTCATGCAACAGGTCACACTTGCACTTCAAGAGCACTTCGGAAGTAACACAATTCACGCTTAA
- a CDS encoding DUF6165 family protein yields the protein MQPIQNIQAPISLGELIDKITILQIKTNHLQGAALKHVTTELNALESTLKNLNLNVDPKLIQQLKEVNQGLWHIEDEIRDQERQKNFGDTFIQLARSVYKQNDRRSAIKKEINIAYGSAFTEEKSYQPY from the coding sequence ATGCAACCGATTCAAAACATTCAAGCACCGATCTCTCTTGGAGAGCTCATTGACAAGATCACCATCCTCCAGATCAAAACCAACCATCTGCAAGGTGCTGCTCTGAAACACGTCACAACAGAGCTAAACGCCCTTGAGAGCACATTAAAGAATCTAAATCTCAATGTTGATCCCAAACTCATTCAGCAACTCAAAGAAGTGAATCAAGGCCTATGGCATATAGAAGATGAAATTCGTGATCAAGAACGTCAAAAAAACTTTGGCGACACCTTCATCCAACTTGCAAGATCGGTTTACAAGCAAAATGATCGGCGCTCAGCAATCAAAAAAGAAATCAACATAGCGTATGGATCAGCCTTCACAGAAGAAAAGTCATATCAGCCCTATTAA
- a CDS encoding tetratricopeptide repeat protein — MKFEKARSWFSRLASAVECHTYYRVGNALVGQGNLDGAIDAYNTALGLKNDFPKAHNNLGVVLQREGRLDNAVASYRNAIKHNPDFPEAHNNLGNALKDLGKLSTAIDSYKTAIELKPNYAEAHTNLGTTLQEQGNLTAAIDFYKTAIALKPNYAEAHNNLGTALQQQGNLTAAIASYNKALKLKKDNPEVHWNSSLTMLLGGDYKNGWEKYEWRTKTGKVQLKPHASPRSKLWNGKFPKKEVKLLIVTEQGLGDTLQFMRYALVLKKYKFNISLCAPARLHPLIKSSGIDSSPLTPEQANQVSEGEWIQLLSVPRYLNISPANPIITGAYIKPTDKLSCKWKKILSTNQMPNIGINWRGNRDDTNKQGRNIPIHSFRKIVDSYTGNFLCLQRGSQPLEIEQLQKNRKITPHQLDILRIADSEHPEDFLEYAAIINNCDLVITTGSTAAHMAAGMGIPTWVLLPKVPDWRWGLYGDSTFWYPSMRLFRQNENGDWNEVMQRVKLALQEHFGGGLSTRI, encoded by the coding sequence ATGAAATTTGAAAAAGCACGATCCTGGTTCTCTAGACTTGCCAGTGCTGTTGAATGTCATACCTACTACCGAGTGGGCAATGCTCTCGTCGGTCAGGGGAACTTGGATGGTGCCATTGATGCTTACAACACTGCCTTAGGACTTAAAAATGATTTCCCAAAAGCACACAATAATCTTGGTGTCGTCCTTCAGAGAGAGGGGAGACTAGACAATGCAGTCGCCTCCTATCGCAATGCCATAAAACACAATCCCGACTTTCCAGAAGCCCACAACAACCTTGGCAATGCCCTCAAGGATCTGGGGAAGCTCAGCACAGCAATCGACTCCTACAAAACTGCCATAGAACTCAAGCCCAATTACGCCGAGGCTCACACCAATCTCGGAACTACACTCCAAGAACAGGGAAATTTAACAGCAGCAATTGACTTCTACAAGACCGCCATAGCACTCAAGCCAAATTATGCCGAGGCTCACAACAATCTCGGTACCGCACTCCAGCAACAAGGAAATCTAACTGCAGCAATCGCTTCCTACAACAAAGCTCTAAAACTCAAAAAGGACAACCCAGAAGTTCACTGGAACTCTTCTCTGACGATGCTCCTTGGAGGCGACTACAAAAACGGCTGGGAGAAATATGAGTGGCGAACCAAAACAGGGAAAGTCCAATTAAAGCCTCACGCTTCACCACGCAGTAAACTATGGAACGGAAAATTTCCCAAAAAAGAGGTCAAACTTCTCATTGTAACGGAACAAGGCTTGGGAGACACATTACAGTTCATGCGCTATGCACTAGTCCTCAAAAAATATAAGTTCAACATTTCACTTTGCGCCCCAGCAAGACTTCACCCATTAATTAAATCTTCAGGCATTGATTCGTCTCCACTGACACCTGAGCAAGCTAATCAGGTCAGCGAGGGGGAGTGGATACAACTCTTATCGGTTCCAAGATATCTAAATATAAGCCCAGCCAATCCAATCATCACCGGAGCCTATATAAAGCCTACAGATAAACTCAGTTGCAAATGGAAAAAGATTCTCTCAACAAATCAAATGCCGAATATTGGCATCAACTGGCGGGGCAATCGAGACGACACCAACAAACAAGGTAGAAATATACCCATCCACAGTTTCAGGAAAATAGTTGACTCATATACGGGTAATTTTCTGTGCTTACAAAGAGGCTCTCAACCTTTGGAGATTGAGCAATTACAGAAAAATCGAAAGATAACACCACATCAGCTAGACATTTTGAGAATTGCGGATTCAGAGCATCCAGAAGACTTTCTTGAATACGCAGCAATCATCAACAATTGCGATTTAGTAATTACTACAGGGTCTACAGCTGCCCACATGGCTGCTGGCATGGGAATTCCAACCTGGGTTCTGCTACCAAAGGTCCCCGATTGGCGTTGGGGGCTCTACGGCGATTCCACCTTCTGGTATCCCTCCATGCGACTGTTCCGCCAAAATGAAAATGGCGATTGGAACGAAGTCATGCAGCGGGTCAAACTTGCGCTTCAAGAACACTTCGGCGGTGGCTTAAGCACAAGAATCTGA
- a CDS encoding queuosine precursor transporter, with protein MNSNLQARRDGVFLVLAGLFLGTLGMLNILGLTRFLQLGSIGGWPIVVAVGALPYPITFLCTDLISELWGEQKANQVVWVGLLLNGWVLLILWLGGLLPGMAGTDDATFRTIQQLSFGSVGASMVAYLTAQFVDVRLFHFWKQLTKGKALWLRNNGSTLVSQLVDTSAVVLISHYGAHVLPVQPERSVLPQLISFIGSGYLFKLLAALTDTLPFIWLTGWLREWLDIPGDGRELTTETTGSLQ; from the coding sequence TTGAACAGCAATCTCCAGGCACGGCGGGATGGGGTGTTTCTGGTGCTGGCCGGCCTGTTCCTGGGCACCCTGGGCATGCTCAACATCCTGGGGCTGACCCGCTTCCTTCAACTGGGCAGCATTGGCGGCTGGCCGATCGTGGTGGCCGTCGGTGCCCTGCCGTATCCGATCACGTTCCTCTGCACTGATCTGATCAGTGAACTCTGGGGAGAACAGAAAGCCAATCAAGTGGTGTGGGTTGGGCTGCTGCTCAACGGCTGGGTGCTGCTGATCCTCTGGCTCGGAGGACTGTTGCCGGGCATGGCGGGCACGGACGACGCCACGTTCCGCACGATTCAGCAACTCAGCTTCGGATCAGTCGGTGCCTCGATGGTGGCTTACCTCACGGCGCAGTTCGTGGACGTGCGGCTGTTCCATTTCTGGAAACAGCTCACCAAAGGCAAAGCGCTCTGGCTGCGCAACAACGGCTCCACCCTGGTGAGCCAGTTGGTGGACACCAGTGCAGTGGTGCTGATCAGCCATTACGGCGCCCATGTGCTCCCAGTGCAACCGGAACGCTCTGTGCTGCCGCAGTTGATCAGCTTCATCGGCAGCGGCTACCTGTTCAAGCTGCTGGCGGCGCTGACCGACACGCTTCCCTTCATCTGGCTCACGGGATGGCTGAGGGAATGGCTGGACATTCCTGGAGATGGACGTGAACTCACAACAGAAACCACAGGATCGCTGCAGTAG
- a CDS encoding creatininase family protein translates to MTAATPGPVDSTDAIRLALRSWPEVESYLQGCRGVIIPLGSTEQHGPTGAIGTDALTAEAVALEVGRRTGVLVTPAQAFGMAEHHLSFAGTMSLQPATLLAVLHDLVLSLGRHGFERVFVINGHGGNIATAKAAFAQAHGTATTRNLPVAPQLRCRLANWFMAGPVMRQARDLYGDKEGHHATPSEIAVTLAVEPSLQSKQRPLPDPAPAGPIHGPDDFRRRHPDGRMGSHPSLATAQHGDALLETAATALSEDLRTFLGES, encoded by the coding sequence ATGACCGCTGCAACTCCCGGTCCTGTCGACAGCACGGATGCCATTCGCCTCGCACTGCGCAGTTGGCCTGAGGTAGAGAGCTACCTCCAGGGCTGCAGGGGGGTGATTATTCCCCTGGGATCCACCGAGCAGCACGGCCCCACCGGCGCCATCGGCACCGACGCCCTCACCGCAGAAGCGGTGGCCCTGGAGGTGGGGCGACGCACCGGAGTTTTGGTGACTCCAGCCCAAGCCTTCGGCATGGCGGAACATCACCTTAGTTTTGCGGGAACGATGAGCCTGCAGCCGGCAACACTTCTGGCCGTTCTGCACGACCTGGTGTTGTCCCTGGGCCGGCATGGCTTCGAACGGGTGTTCGTGATCAATGGCCATGGCGGCAACATCGCAACGGCCAAAGCCGCCTTTGCCCAGGCCCACGGCACCGCCACGACACGCAATCTCCCCGTCGCCCCACAGCTGCGTTGTCGCCTCGCCAACTGGTTTATGGCGGGCCCCGTGATGCGCCAGGCACGCGATCTGTATGGGGACAAAGAAGGCCATCACGCCACGCCCAGCGAAATCGCTGTCACCCTCGCTGTGGAGCCCAGCCTGCAGAGCAAGCAGCGACCACTGCCCGACCCCGCACCGGCAGGACCAATTCATGGACCAGACGACTTCCGTCGCCGTCATCCCGATGGACGCATGGGGTCCCACCCCTCCCTGGCCACCGCCCAGCATGGTGACGCCTTGCTGGAGACAGCTGCCACCGCGTTGAGCGAGGATCTGCGCACGTTCCTCGGCGAGTCATGA
- the gatC gene encoding Asp-tRNA(Asn)/Glu-tRNA(Gln) amidotransferase subunit GatC: MSQISSDDVRKVAKLARLDLPEDKIATYTGQLESILEYVGQLQQVDTEGVPETTRAVEVTNVTRADGVQPTPVREDILNQAPQREGDFFRVPKILAN; encoded by the coding sequence ATGAGCCAGATTTCCAGCGACGACGTCCGCAAGGTGGCCAAGCTCGCCCGTCTTGATCTGCCCGAGGACAAAATTGCGACCTACACCGGTCAGCTCGAGTCCATCCTCGAATACGTGGGTCAGCTCCAACAGGTGGACACCGAAGGCGTTCCGGAAACCACCCGAGCTGTGGAGGTGACCAATGTCACCCGGGCCGACGGCGTGCAGCCGACGCCGGTGCGTGAAGACATCCTCAATCAGGCGCCTCAAAGGGAAGGTGACTTCTTCCGGGTTCCGAAAATCCTGGCCAACTGA
- the crtR gene encoding beta-carotene hydroxylase, whose translation MHQSTVQQQQPRPVGVGYRSVPREFVDPPACWNPTVGLFLGGYALAVLTIWGWFVAALPLPVLLCTGFLALHLEGTVIHDACHNAAHPNRWINQAMGHGSALLLGFSFPVFTRVHLEHHAHVNDPKNDPDHIVSTFGPLWLIAPRFFYHEWFFFQRRLWRRWELMQWGLERSIFVVIVLAAARFDFLPFIFNCWFAPALMVGVTLGLFFDYLPHRPFTSRNRWTNARIYPGRLMNWLIMGQNYHLVHHLWPSIPWFEYKPAYEATKPLLDSKGSPQRLGIFETRKDGYNFLYDILVGVRSHKRRSGKMRRAARFMPGRGLRRHWLGFVDRIAIKTEPKRWMSR comes from the coding sequence ATGCACCAGAGCACTGTTCAACAACAGCAGCCTCGTCCGGTGGGTGTGGGCTATCGCTCGGTTCCGCGAGAATTTGTTGACCCGCCGGCCTGTTGGAACCCAACGGTCGGCCTCTTCCTTGGTGGCTATGCCCTGGCGGTTCTGACCATCTGGGGCTGGTTTGTGGCCGCTTTGCCCCTGCCGGTGTTGCTGTGCACGGGCTTTTTGGCGCTGCACCTGGAAGGGACGGTGATTCATGACGCCTGCCACAACGCGGCCCATCCCAACCGGTGGATCAATCAGGCCATGGGCCATGGCTCGGCATTGTTGCTTGGCTTCAGCTTCCCCGTCTTCACCCGGGTGCATCTTGAGCATCACGCCCATGTGAATGACCCGAAGAACGACCCCGATCACATCGTCAGCACGTTCGGGCCGCTCTGGCTGATTGCCCCGAGATTTTTCTATCATGAGTGGTTTTTCTTTCAGCGGCGCCTCTGGCGCCGCTGGGAGTTGATGCAGTGGGGGCTGGAACGCAGCATTTTTGTGGTGATCGTTCTGGCGGCGGCTCGCTTTGACTTCCTGCCCTTCATCTTCAACTGCTGGTTTGCCCCTGCCTTGATGGTGGGGGTGACGCTGGGTCTGTTTTTTGACTACCTGCCGCATCGGCCGTTCACCTCCCGCAACCGCTGGACGAACGCCCGGATTTACCCCGGCAGGCTGATGAACTGGCTGATCATGGGGCAGAACTATCACCTGGTTCATCACCTCTGGCCATCCATCCCCTGGTTCGAATACAAACCGGCCTATGAGGCGACCAAGCCTCTGCTCGATTCCAAGGGATCTCCCCAGCGGTTGGGCATTTTTGAGACCCGTAAGGATGGCTACAACTTCCTCTACGACATCCTTGTTGGAGTGCGCAGCCACAAGCGGCGCAGCGGAAAGATGAGGCGCGCAGCCCGTTTTATGCCCGGGCGGGGGCTGCGTCGCCACTGGCTTGGTTTTGTTGACCGCATCGCGATCAAAACCGAGCCAAAGCGTTGGATGTCCCGCTGA
- a CDS encoding Ycf66 family protein produces the protein MLATLSGDLCLLLGLALLLLPLLAVELSRPRDGVWGAVVLLLGLVLVTSTDRLRGAPMLAVLCAGLLMARLGTEVAQSRWNSLSETEQQQFTSLDHWRTSVQQLLITTGRVGEGISGIAKQLKPAGKSGVTGKKWVRPDSPETTDTSDDASSEAASIEPNPPAEATSPEGED, from the coding sequence ATGCTCGCGACCCTCAGCGGCGATCTCTGCCTCCTGCTTGGCCTGGCACTCCTGCTGCTTCCCCTTCTGGCCGTTGAACTCAGCCGACCTCGGGATGGCGTTTGGGGCGCAGTGGTGTTGCTGCTGGGTCTTGTTTTGGTCACCAGCACGGACCGGCTGCGGGGAGCGCCGATGCTTGCCGTTCTCTGCGCAGGCCTGCTCATGGCTCGGTTGGGCACTGAGGTCGCACAATCCCGTTGGAACAGCCTCAGCGAAACCGAGCAACAACAGTTCACCTCGCTGGACCACTGGCGCACCAGCGTTCAACAGCTCCTCATCACCACAGGCCGGGTGGGCGAGGGGATCAGCGGCATCGCCAAACAGCTCAAACCGGCTGGAAAATCAGGGGTGACGGGCAAAAAATGGGTGCGTCCCGATTCCCCTGAAACCACCGACACAAGCGACGATGCGTCGTCAGAAGCAGCCAGCATCGAACCCAATCCGCCAGCGGAGGCCACATCCCCAGAAGGTGAAGACTGA